The Pseudomonas orientalis genome contains a region encoding:
- the hemA gene encoding glutamyl-tRNA reductase produces MAFLALGINHKTASVDVRERVAFTPEQLVEALQQLCRLTDSREAAILSTCNRSELYIEQEHLSADVVLRWLADYHHLDLDDLRASAYVHEEDAAVRHMMRVAAGLDSLVLGEPQILGQMKSAYAVAREAGTVGPLLGRLFQATFNSAKQVRTDTAIGENPVSVAFAAVSLAKQIFSDLQRSQALLIGAGETITLVARHLHELGVKRIVVANRTLERASILAEQFGAHAVLLSDIPAELVRSDIVISSTASQLPILGKGAVESALKLRKHKPIFMVDIAVPRDIEPEVGELDDVYLYSVDDLHEVVAENLKSRQGAAQAAEEMVSVGAEDFMVRLRELAAVDVLKAYRQQGERLRDEELIKAQRLLANGSSAEEVLMQLARGLTNKLLHAPSVQLKKLTAEGRLDALAMAQELFALGEGASDSSSDKKPQ; encoded by the coding sequence ATGGCCTTCCTCGCACTCGGTATTAACCACAAGACTGCCTCAGTAGACGTGCGCGAGCGCGTGGCGTTTACGCCGGAGCAGTTGGTTGAGGCCTTGCAGCAGCTCTGCCGGCTCACCGACAGTCGCGAAGCTGCGATCCTTTCGACCTGCAATCGCAGTGAGCTTTATATAGAGCAGGAGCATCTCTCGGCGGATGTCGTGCTGCGCTGGCTGGCCGATTATCACCATTTGGACCTCGACGACCTGCGCGCCAGCGCTTATGTGCATGAAGAGGATGCGGCCGTTCGTCACATGATGCGCGTGGCGGCCGGTCTCGACTCACTGGTGTTGGGTGAGCCGCAGATTCTGGGCCAGATGAAGTCAGCCTATGCTGTGGCCCGCGAGGCCGGCACCGTCGGCCCGCTGCTGGGGCGTCTGTTCCAGGCCACCTTCAATTCCGCCAAGCAAGTGCGCACCGACACGGCCATCGGCGAGAACCCGGTGTCCGTGGCGTTTGCCGCCGTCAGCCTGGCCAAGCAGATTTTCAGCGACTTGCAGCGCAGCCAGGCGCTGCTGATCGGTGCCGGCGAAACCATTACCCTGGTCGCCCGCCACCTGCATGAGCTGGGCGTGAAGCGTATCGTGGTGGCCAACCGCACGCTTGAGCGCGCGAGCATCCTCGCCGAGCAGTTCGGCGCGCATGCCGTGTTGCTGTCGGACATCCCGGCCGAACTGGTGCGCAGCGACATCGTCATCAGCTCCACCGCCAGCCAGTTGCCGATTCTGGGCAAAGGCGCGGTCGAGAGCGCGTTGAAGCTGCGCAAGCACAAGCCGATCTTTATGGTGGATATTGCCGTTCCCCGGGATATCGAGCCTGAAGTCGGCGAGTTGGACGACGTTTACCTCTATAGCGTCGATGATTTGCACGAAGTGGTCGCCGAAAACCTCAAGAGTCGCCAGGGCGCTGCCCAGGCCGCCGAGGAAATGGTCAGCGTCGGCGCTGAGGATTTCATGGTGCGCCTGCGCGAGCTGGCGGCGGTGGATGTGCTCAAGGCGTATCGTCAGCAGGGCGAACGCCTGCGCGATGAGGAACTGATCAAGGCCCAGCGGCTGTTGGCCAATGGCAGCAGCGCCGAGGAGGTGCTGATGCAGCTGGCCCGTGGCCTGACCAACAAGCTGCTCCACGCGCCTAGCGTACAGTTGAAAAAGCTTACCGCCGAAGGCCGCCTCGATGCGCTGGCCATGGCCCAGGAACTCTTTGCCCTCGGTGAGGGCGCGTCAGATAGCTCTTCGGATAAAAAACCGCAATGA
- the prfA gene encoding peptide chain release factor 1: MKASLLNKLDVLQDRFEELTALLGDGEVISDQSKFRAYSKEYAEVEPVVTTYKDLLKVQADLEGAQALLKDNDPDMREMAVEEVREAKEKLAELEGDLQRMLLPKDPNDGRNVYLEIRAGTGGDEAAIFSGDLFRMYSRYAERRGWRVEILSENEGEHGGYKEVIARVEGDNVYGKLKFESGAHRVQRVPATESQGRIHTSACTVAVLPEPDEQEAIEINPADLRVDTYRSSGAGGQHVNKTDSAIRITHLPSGIVVECQEERSQHKNRARAMSWLSAKLNDQQTSAAANAIASERKLLVGSGDRSERIRTYNFAQGRVTDHRVNLTLYSLDEILAGGVDAVIEPLLAEYQADQLAAIGE, translated from the coding sequence ATGAAAGCGTCACTGCTCAATAAACTGGACGTGCTCCAGGACCGTTTCGAAGAACTGACCGCCTTGCTCGGCGATGGCGAGGTCATCTCCGATCAAAGCAAATTCCGCGCTTATTCCAAGGAATACGCCGAAGTTGAACCGGTCGTGACCACCTACAAAGACCTGCTGAAAGTGCAGGCCGACCTCGAGGGCGCCCAGGCGCTGCTCAAGGACAACGACCCGGACATGCGCGAAATGGCCGTGGAAGAAGTGCGCGAGGCCAAGGAAAAACTCGCCGAACTGGAAGGCGACCTGCAACGGATGTTGCTGCCCAAAGACCCTAACGATGGGCGCAACGTGTACCTCGAAATCCGCGCCGGCACCGGCGGCGACGAGGCGGCGATTTTCTCCGGCGACCTGTTTCGCATGTACTCGCGTTACGCCGAGCGTCGCGGCTGGCGTGTGGAAATCCTGTCCGAGAACGAAGGCGAGCACGGCGGCTATAAAGAAGTCATCGCGCGGGTTGAAGGCGATAATGTCTACGGCAAGCTCAAGTTCGAGTCCGGCGCGCACCGTGTGCAGCGCGTCCCGGCGACGGAGTCCCAAGGCCGTATCCACACGTCGGCCTGTACCGTGGCGGTGTTGCCCGAGCCGGACGAGCAGGAAGCGATCGAGATCAACCCGGCGGACTTGCGCGTTGACACCTACCGCTCGTCGGGCGCGGGCGGCCAGCACGTCAACAAGACCGACTCGGCGATCCGCATCACCCACTTGCCGTCGGGCATCGTGGTGGAATGCCAGGAAGAACGTTCCCAGCACAAGAACCGTGCGCGGGCGATGTCCTGGCTGTCGGCCAAGTTGAATGACCAGCAGACCAGCGCCGCCGCCAACGCGATTGCCAGCGAGCGCAAGCTGCTGGTGGGCTCGGGCGATCGCTCCGAACGCATCCGCACCTACAACTTTGCCCAGGGCCGGGTCACCGACCATCGGGTCAACCTCACCCTGTATTCCCTGGATGAAATCCTGGCCGGTGGCGTGGATGCGGTGATCGAGCCGCTGCTCGCCGAATACCAGGCCGATCAATTGGCGGCGATAGGTGAATAA
- the prmC gene encoding peptide chain release factor N(5)-glutamine methyltransferase: MTIIASLLRAADLPDSPSARLDAELLLAAALGKSRSYLHTWPEKIVSSEHALTFADYLQRRRGGEPVAYILGQQGFWKLDLEVAPHTLIPRPDTELLVEAALELLPGMPAKVLDLGTGSGAIALALASERAMWQVTAVDRVLEAVALAERNRQRLHLNNAVVLNSHWFDALQGHTYDLIISNPPYIAANDPHLAAGDVRFEPASALVAGHDGLDDLRLIIQQAPAHLNAGGRVLLEHGYDQAAAVRDLLLSEGFEQVHSRIDLGGHERITLGRRPC, from the coding sequence ATGACCATCATTGCCAGCCTGTTGCGCGCCGCCGACCTGCCCGACTCGCCCTCCGCGCGCCTGGATGCCGAGCTGCTGCTGGCCGCTGCCCTGGGCAAGTCCCGCAGCTACTTGCACACCTGGCCGGAAAAGATCGTCAGCAGCGAGCACGCCCTGACGTTTGCCGATTATCTGCAACGCCGTCGCGGCGGTGAGCCGGTGGCCTATATCCTCGGCCAGCAAGGCTTCTGGAAGCTGGACCTGGAGGTGGCGCCCCACACGCTGATCCCGCGTCCGGATACCGAACTGCTGGTGGAGGCTGCCCTGGAATTGTTGCCGGGCATGCCTGCCAAGGTCTTGGACCTGGGCACCGGCAGCGGTGCCATCGCCCTGGCCCTGGCCAGTGAGCGTGCGATGTGGCAGGTCACGGCGGTCGACCGCGTGCTGGAGGCCGTGGCCCTGGCCGAGCGCAACCGCCAGCGGCTGCACCTCAATAATGCGGTGGTGCTCAACAGCCATTGGTTCGATGCGCTGCAAGGCCATACCTATGACCTGATCATCAGCAACCCGCCGTATATCGCCGCCAACGACCCGCACCTGGCCGCAGGCGACGTGCGCTTTGAGCCGGCCAGCGCACTGGTGGCCGGCCATGACGGGCTGGACGACCTGCGCCTGATCATCCAGCAGGCCCCGGCCCACTTGAATGCCGGCGGCCGTGTGTTGCTGGAACATGGCTACGACCAGGCCGCTGCCGTGCGTGACCTGTTGCTCAGTGAAGGCTTTGAACAGGTGCACAGCCGTATCGACCTCGGCGGCCATGAACGTATCACCCTGGGACGCCGCCCGTGCTGA
- a CDS encoding molybdopterin-synthase adenylyltransferase MoeB produces MLSDHELLRYSRQILLQQVDIDGQLRLKNSRALIVGLGGLGAPVALYLAAAGVGELHLADFDTVDLTNLQRQIIHDTDSVGQTKVDSALRRLSAINPEVTLVAHRAALDAESLAAAVAAVDVVLDCSDNFSTREAVNAACVVAGKPLVSGAAIRLEGQLSVFDPRRPESPCYHCLYGHGSDTELTCSEAGVVGPLVGLVGSLQALEALKLLAGFGEPLVGRLLLIDALTTRFRELRVKRDPACSVCGTHHA; encoded by the coding sequence GTGCTGAGCGACCACGAGCTGTTGCGCTACAGCCGGCAGATCCTGTTGCAGCAGGTCGACATCGACGGCCAATTGCGCCTGAAAAACAGCCGCGCGTTGATCGTCGGCCTGGGAGGGCTGGGTGCGCCGGTCGCGCTGTACCTGGCCGCCGCCGGGGTCGGCGAGCTGCATCTGGCGGATTTCGACACAGTCGACCTGACCAACCTGCAACGCCAGATCATCCATGACACTGACAGCGTCGGGCAGACCAAGGTTGATTCGGCCCTGCGTCGGCTGAGCGCGATCAACCCCGAAGTCACGCTGGTCGCCCATCGCGCCGCGCTGGATGCCGAATCATTGGCCGCGGCCGTTGCAGCGGTGGATGTGGTACTCGATTGCAGCGACAATTTTTCCACCCGCGAAGCGGTCAATGCTGCCTGCGTTGTCGCCGGCAAACCGTTGGTCAGTGGCGCGGCGATTCGCCTTGAAGGGCAGTTGTCGGTCTTCGACCCACGGCGCCCCGAAAGCCCCTGCTACCACTGCTTGTACGGGCACGGCAGCGACACCGAACTGACCTGCAGCGAAGCCGGCGTCGTCGGCCCGCTGGTGGGGCTGGTCGGCAGCCTGCAAGCGTTGGAAGCCTTGAAGCTGCTGGCCGGATTTGGCGAGCCGCTGGTGGGGCGCTTGTTGCTGATCGATGCGCTGACCACGCGGTTTCGTGAGTTGCGCGTCAAACGCGACCCGGCTTGCAGCGTGTGCGGGACGCACCATGCTTAA
- the murI gene encoding glutamate racemase — MLKDAPIGVFDSGVGGLSVLDEIQQLLPHESLLYVADCGHIPYGEKTPVFIRERSRRVAEFFHRQGAKAFVIACNTATVAAVADLRQDYPDWPLVGMEPAVKPAAAATRSGVVGVLATTGTLQSAKFAALLDRFATDVRVITQPCPGLVELIETGDLNSPALRQLLQGYVEPLLSAGCDTIILGCTHYPFLKPLLAQMLPASIILIDTGAAVARQLKRLLGERDLLAGCAPRPAQFWTSGDVSHLRNILPTLWKYPGVVRSFAS, encoded by the coding sequence ATGCTTAAGGACGCGCCCATCGGTGTGTTCGATTCCGGGGTCGGCGGCTTGTCGGTACTGGACGAAATCCAGCAGTTATTGCCCCATGAGTCACTCTTGTACGTGGCTGATTGCGGGCATATCCCCTATGGCGAGAAAACCCCGGTCTTCATCCGCGAGCGTTCGCGGCGGGTTGCCGAGTTTTTTCACCGGCAGGGCGCCAAGGCCTTCGTGATTGCCTGTAACACGGCGACGGTTGCCGCCGTTGCCGATTTGCGCCAGGACTACCCCGATTGGCCCTTGGTCGGCATGGAGCCTGCGGTAAAACCGGCGGCTGCCGCGACGCGCAGTGGCGTGGTCGGCGTGCTGGCCACCACCGGCACCCTGCAAAGTGCCAAGTTCGCCGCCTTGCTCGACCGCTTCGCCACTGACGTGCGGGTGATTACCCAACCCTGTCCGGGCCTGGTGGAGTTGATTGAAACCGGCGACCTGAACAGCCCGGCCCTGCGCCAGTTATTGCAGGGCTACGTCGAACCGCTGCTCAGCGCCGGTTGCGACACCATCATCCTCGGCTGCACCCACTATCCCTTCCTCAAACCACTGCTGGCGCAGATGCTCCCCGCGAGCATCATCCTGATCGACACCGGCGCCGCCGTCGCGCGCCAACTCAAGCGTCTACTGGGTGAGCGGGACTTGCTGGCCGGCTGTGCACCTCGCCCAGCGCAGTTCTGGACCAGCGGTGATGTCAGTCACCTCAGAAATATCCTACCGACACTTTGGAAATACCCTGGAGTTGTGCGAAGCTTCGCCTCGTGA
- a CDS encoding acyloxyacyl hydrolase — MKRLFCMAAIAAVMVGHSITTQAAGLEFGLGSTSDSTLTYRLGLTSDWDKSWMQSNVGRLTGYWSGAYTYWEGDDRAGASSLSFSPVFVYEFAGESVKPYIEAGIGVALFSRTKLEDNNIGQSFQFEDRLGFGLRFAGGHEVGIRATHYSNAGISSNNDGVESYALHYTMPL, encoded by the coding sequence ATGAAGCGCTTGTTCTGTATGGCTGCTATTGCGGCTGTGATGGTGGGACACTCTATTACCACCCAGGCCGCCGGCCTGGAGTTCGGGCTGGGCAGCACCAGCGATTCAACGCTGACGTACCGTCTGGGCCTGACCTCCGATTGGGACAAAAGCTGGATGCAGAGCAATGTCGGTCGCCTGACGGGCTACTGGAGCGGCGCTTATACGTATTGGGAAGGTGATGACCGTGCAGGCGCCAGCAGCCTGTCGTTCTCGCCGGTGTTCGTATATGAGTTTGCCGGGGAATCGGTCAAACCTTACATCGAGGCCGGGATCGGGGTAGCGTTGTTCTCCCGCACCAAGCTGGAAGACAACAACATCGGCCAGTCCTTCCAGTTCGAAGACCGCCTGGGTTTCGGCCTGCGGTTTGCCGGCGGGCATGAAGTGGGCATTCGTGCCACGCACTATTCCAACGCCGGTATCAGCAGCAATAACGATGGGGTAGAGAGCTACGCGCTGCACTACACCATGCCGCTGTAA
- a CDS encoding YkgJ family cysteine cluster protein yields MTNIPHTQITEPAVTCSTCAACCCQLEVMLITDTGVPPRYIDTDDWGGEVMLRLDDGWCAALDRDTMMCTIYELRPLICREFEMGAPECLEERAGIATVYR; encoded by the coding sequence ATGACCAACATCCCTCACACCCAAATCACTGAACCTGCCGTCACCTGCTCGACGTGCGCGGCCTGCTGCTGCCAGTTGGAAGTGATGCTGATCACCGACACCGGCGTGCCGCCGCGCTATATCGACACCGATGACTGGGGCGGCGAAGTGATGCTGCGCCTGGATGATGGCTGGTGTGCGGCGTTGGACCGGGACACGATGATGTGCACGATCTATGAGCTTCGGCCGTTGATATGCAGGGAGTTCGAGATGGGGGCGCCGGAGTGCCTTGAAGAGCGTGCAGGCATTGCCACGGTGTATCGCTGA
- a CDS encoding DUF2878 domain-containing protein produces the protein MLKSLANAALFQCGWFASVLGGDSPWLLAGLAVLLIHLLWISSLTDEGALIIGVTLAGTLLDTLLRTLGVFHFSEPGPLIPFWLMLLWALLATTLRHCLAWSARPWWRAALLGAVGGPLSYYAGSQLAGVQFGYGLGPTMAGLAVLWAVVFPLLAAAATSGELPTTLKR, from the coding sequence ATGCTTAAATCCCTGGCCAACGCCGCGCTGTTTCAATGCGGCTGGTTTGCCTCTGTGCTCGGCGGCGACAGCCCGTGGTTGCTGGCAGGGTTGGCGGTACTGCTCATCCATCTGCTGTGGATCAGCTCATTGACCGATGAAGGCGCGCTGATCATCGGCGTGACACTCGCCGGCACGTTGCTCGACACGCTGTTGCGCACCCTCGGGGTTTTCCACTTCAGCGAGCCGGGGCCGCTGATTCCCTTCTGGTTGATGCTGCTATGGGCCTTGCTGGCCACCACCTTGCGCCATTGCCTGGCCTGGAGCGCCCGCCCCTGGTGGCGCGCCGCGCTGTTGGGCGCAGTGGGCGGACCGCTGTCGTATTACGCCGGCAGCCAACTGGCCGGCGTGCAGTTCGGCTATGGCCTGGGGCCGACAATGGCCGGGCTGGCGGTACTCTGGGCCGTGGTTTTCCCGCTGCTGGCAGCAGCAGCCACGAGCGGCGAACTTCCAACAACGCTTAAAAGATGA
- a CDS encoding SAM-dependent methyltransferase: protein MKSPSLSVKTHRLNVNGMTAALLRKGVLRQLGQLRHGQLVIVEDGERHVFGAREAHLLGEIQILDSAVWGLVAANGSIGAGEAFIHGYWSSPDLTAVVRVMVSNLEVLDAMEGGLARLARPFTQGLHWLNRNTRKGSRKNIEAHYDLGNDLFQEFLDPTMMYSAAQFLSADDTLEQAQLNKLERICQKLSLKPTDHLLEIGTGWGSMALYAAQHYGCTVTTTTLSREQFAYTAQRIEAAGLQEQVTLLLQDYRDLTGKYDKLVSIEMIEAVGHRFLPTYFKQCAHLLKPDGLMLLQAITIREQRYEQARNSVDFIQRYIFPGGALPSVQNMLQIVCRDTDMNLLHMEDFGLHYARTLRLWHDNFRRAHGRLAELGYDEYFLRLWEFYLCYCEGGFMERTIGTAQLLLAKPAAINPPLLGRFNA, encoded by the coding sequence ATGAAATCCCCTAGCTTATCGGTCAAGACCCATCGCCTGAACGTCAATGGCATGACCGCTGCGCTGCTGCGCAAGGGCGTGTTGCGCCAACTCGGCCAATTGCGCCACGGCCAATTGGTGATCGTCGAGGACGGCGAGCGACACGTGTTCGGCGCACGGGAGGCGCACCTGCTGGGGGAAATCCAGATCCTCGACTCGGCGGTGTGGGGCCTGGTGGCTGCCAACGGTTCGATCGGTGCCGGCGAAGCGTTTATCCACGGCTACTGGAGCAGCCCGGACCTGACCGCCGTGGTGCGTGTGATGGTCAGCAACCTGGAGGTGCTCGATGCCATGGAGGGCGGCCTGGCCCGCCTGGCGCGGCCGTTCACCCAGGGCCTGCATTGGCTCAACCGCAATACACGCAAGGGCTCGCGGAAAAACATCGAAGCCCATTACGACCTGGGCAACGACCTGTTTCAGGAGTTTCTCGACCCGACCATGATGTATTCGGCGGCGCAATTTCTCAGCGCCGACGACACCCTGGAACAGGCGCAACTGAACAAGCTGGAACGCATCTGCCAGAAACTGTCGCTCAAGCCTACCGACCATCTGCTGGAAATCGGCACCGGGTGGGGCAGCATGGCGCTGTATGCGGCGCAGCATTACGGTTGCACGGTCACCACCACGACCCTGTCCAGGGAACAGTTCGCCTACACCGCGCAGCGCATCGAAGCGGCGGGCCTGCAAGAGCAGGTGACATTGTTGCTGCAGGACTACCGCGACCTGACCGGTAAGTACGACAAGCTGGTGTCCATCGAAATGATAGAAGCGGTGGGCCATCGCTTCCTGCCCACGTATTTCAAACAGTGCGCGCACTTGCTCAAACCCGACGGCCTGATGCTGCTGCAAGCCATCACCATCCGCGAACAACGCTATGAGCAGGCCAGGAACAGCGTCGATTTTATCCAGCGCTACATCTTTCCCGGCGGCGCCCTGCCCAGCGTGCAGAACATGCTGCAGATCGTCTGCCGCGACACCGACATGAACCTGCTGCACATGGAAGATTTCGGGCTGCACTACGCGCGCACCCTGCGCCTGTGGCATGACAACTTTCGCCGCGCCCATGGGCGCCTGGCGGAGCTTGGCTATGACGAGTACTTCCTGCGTTTGTGGGAGTTCTACCTGTGCTACTGCGAAGGCGGCTTCATGGAGCGTACGATCGGCACCGCGCAGTTGCTGCTGGCCAAGCCCGCAGCCATCAACCCGCCGTTGCTCGGGCGCTTTAATGCTTAA
- a CDS encoding DUF1365 domain-containing protein: MNSALYSGWIAHRRFAPKAHAFRYRIGLLYLDLSEQDAVLALSPLAGSSRLAPFGFRQQDYLRAFTRHGMSLSDAVRHAVGKALGRTPQGAICLLTQARSWGLAFNPVSFFYCFEADGQLAAILCEVTNTPWRERYHYVLPAQSLGADEHQHFAVAKAFHVSPFLPRDLEYRMSFSPPGARLGVHMADWQGADKVFDATLSLQKEALNRASLHRYLWRFPWMTAKTCLAIYWQAMRLLLKRTPIFSHRAADGASSTAVGYTKDRRHEIP; the protein is encoded by the coding sequence GTGAACAGCGCCCTGTACAGCGGCTGGATCGCCCATCGCCGGTTTGCGCCCAAGGCCCATGCCTTTCGCTACCGCATCGGCCTGCTGTACCTGGACCTCAGCGAACAGGACGCCGTGCTCGCGCTCTCGCCCCTGGCAGGCAGCAGCCGCCTGGCGCCCTTCGGCTTTCGCCAGCAGGACTACCTGCGCGCGTTCACCCGCCACGGCATGTCCTTGAGCGACGCGGTGCGCCATGCAGTCGGCAAGGCCCTGGGACGCACGCCACAGGGTGCTATCTGCCTGCTGACCCAGGCCCGCAGCTGGGGCCTGGCGTTCAATCCGGTGAGCTTCTTCTATTGCTTCGAAGCCGACGGGCAACTGGCGGCGATCCTGTGCGAAGTCACCAACACTCCGTGGCGCGAGCGCTATCACTACGTGCTGCCGGCCCAGTCACTGGGCGCCGATGAACACCAGCACTTCGCCGTGGCCAAGGCGTTCCATGTGTCGCCGTTCCTGCCGCGCGACCTGGAATACCGCATGAGCTTCAGCCCGCCCGGCGCCAGGCTCGGCGTGCACATGGCCGATTGGCAGGGCGCGGATAAAGTCTTCGACGCCACCTTGAGCCTGCAAAAAGAAGCCCTGAACCGCGCCAGCCTGCATCGCTATCTATGGCGCTTTCCGTGGATGACCGCCAAGACCTGCCTGGCGATTTACTGGCAGGCCATGCGCCTGTTGCTCAAACGCACACCGATTTTTTCCCACCGAGCCGCCGATGGCGCCTCCAGCACCGCCGTCGGGTACACCAAGGATCGCCGCCATGAAATCCCCTAG
- a CDS encoding NAD(P)/FAD-dependent oxidoreductase: MKIAIIGSGIAGLTSAYLLSRRHDITLFEAGDCLGGHTHTANVTVDGKSYAVDTGFIVFNDWTYPNFIRLLGQIGVSFKPTEMSFSVCDQNLGFEYNGNNLNSLFAQRRNILSPGFWGMLRDILRFNRQAPLDLQEQRINADMTLGEYLEAGGYGPRFIRHYIVPMGAAIWSMSLADMLKFPLQFFVRFFKNHGLLSVSNRPQWCVIEGGSSRYIEPLTRSFREQVRLNCPVHRVQRTDAGVVIHSPAGSETFDRVVFACHSDQALALLADPSEAEQQILGALPYADNDVVLHTDTRLLPERKLAWASWNYRLGGNQQQQAAVTYDMNILQGIDSATTFCVSLNQTSVINPLKILARYTYAHPQYSLAAVAAQARWEELHGVRNTFYCGAYWANGFHEDGVVSALRVAQAFGETL, from the coding sequence GTGAAGATCGCCATTATCGGCAGCGGCATCGCCGGGCTGACCAGCGCCTACCTGCTCAGCCGTCGTCACGACATCACGCTGTTCGAAGCCGGTGACTGCCTTGGCGGGCATACCCATACCGCCAACGTGACGGTCGACGGCAAAAGCTATGCGGTGGACACCGGTTTCATCGTGTTCAACGACTGGACCTACCCCAATTTCATCCGCCTGCTGGGTCAGATCGGGGTCAGCTTCAAACCCACCGAAATGAGTTTTTCGGTGTGTGACCAGAACCTGGGGTTCGAATACAACGGCAATAACCTCAACAGTTTGTTTGCCCAGCGCCGCAACATTCTGTCGCCGGGGTTCTGGGGCATGCTGCGCGATATTCTGCGCTTCAACCGCCAGGCGCCGCTGGATCTGCAAGAGCAGCGCATCAACGCCGACATGACCCTTGGCGAGTATCTCGAAGCCGGCGGCTACGGCCCGCGGTTTATCCGCCACTACATCGTGCCGATGGGCGCGGCGATCTGGTCGATGTCCCTGGCCGATATGCTCAAGTTCCCGCTGCAGTTCTTCGTGCGTTTCTTCAAGAACCACGGCCTGCTGTCGGTGAGCAACCGTCCGCAATGGTGCGTGATCGAAGGAGGCTCCAGCCGCTATATAGAGCCCTTGACCCGCAGCTTTCGCGAACAGGTACGCCTCAATTGTCCTGTGCATAGGGTGCAGCGCACCGACGCCGGGGTGGTTATCCACAGCCCGGCCGGCAGCGAGACCTTCGACCGCGTGGTGTTCGCCTGCCACAGCGACCAGGCCCTGGCGTTGCTCGCCGACCCGAGCGAGGCCGAACAGCAGATCCTTGGCGCCCTGCCCTACGCGGATAACGACGTGGTGCTGCACACCGACACGCGCCTGCTGCCCGAGCGCAAGCTGGCCTGGGCCAGTTGGAACTACCGGCTGGGCGGCAATCAACAGCAGCAGGCCGCCGTCACCTATGACATGAACATCCTGCAAGGCATCGACAGCGCCACCACCTTTTGCGTGAGCCTCAACCAGACATCGGTGATCAACCCGCTGAAGATCCTGGCGCGCTACACCTACGCCCATCCGCAATACAGCCTGGCGGCGGTGGCCGCACAGGCGCGCTGGGAAGAATTGCACGGCGTGCGCAACACGTTCTACTGCGGCGCCTATTGGGCCAATGGTTTCCATGAAGACGGCGTGGTCAGCGCCCTGCGCGTGGCCCAGGCGTTTGGGGAAACCCTGTGA
- a CDS encoding SDR family NAD(P)-dependent oxidoreductase: MSLTPPRRYWLTGASSGIGAALAVELLNSGAHVALSSRTKGPLEALAQRYPGQVLVVAGDLTNSQTVREIGKRISEVWGSLDTVILNAGTCEYVDARQFDASIIEHVVRTNLLASSYCIEAALPLLRAGRTPHLVGVASAVTYLPMPRAEAYGASKAGLRYLFESLRIGLSPENIDVTVISPGFVDTPLTERNDFPMPLSWPADKAARHIFAKLEKRPLEIAFPALFIATLWPLSKLPNRAQLIIGKRMLRSPPPQKDDL; the protein is encoded by the coding sequence ATGAGCCTGACACCGCCCCGTCGTTATTGGTTGACCGGCGCCAGCAGTGGCATCGGTGCCGCGCTCGCCGTGGAGTTGCTCAACAGCGGCGCCCATGTGGCGCTCAGCTCGCGCACCAAGGGCCCGCTGGAGGCGCTCGCCCAGCGTTATCCGGGGCAAGTGCTGGTGGTGGCCGGCGACTTGACCAACAGCCAGACCGTACGCGAAATCGGTAAACGGATCAGCGAAGTCTGGGGCTCGCTGGATACGGTGATTCTCAACGCCGGCACCTGTGAATATGTCGACGCCCGGCAGTTCGATGCGTCGATCATCGAACACGTGGTGCGCACCAACCTGCTGGCCAGCAGTTATTGCATCGAAGCGGCACTGCCGTTGTTGCGTGCCGGGCGTACGCCGCACCTGGTGGGCGTGGCCAGCGCCGTGACCTACCTGCCCATGCCCCGCGCTGAAGCCTATGGCGCCTCCAAGGCGGGGCTGCGCTATTTGTTCGAGTCCCTGCGCATCGGCCTGTCGCCGGAGAATATCGACGTTACGGTGATCAGTCCGGGGTTTGTCGACACGCCACTGACCGAACGCAATGATTTCCCCATGCCCCTGAGCTGGCCCGCCGACAAGGCCGCCAGGCATATCTTCGCCAAGCTGGAAAAGCGCCCCCTGGAGATCGCCTTTCCGGCCTTGTTCATCGCTACCCTGTGGCCGTTGTCGAAGCTGCCTAACCGCGCACAGCTGATCATCGGCAAACGCATGTTGCGCAGCCCACCGCCGCAAAAGGACGACCTGTGA